The DNA window TTCCACCACATCGCAGCTTTTTCGCTCCGATTGGTCTGCTACTGACTCTGCTGCGTTGGCGGCGGCTGGGGGATCTTCCCTTGAGAGGGATTCGTGTTCAGCTGGTACCTTTTCCCCGTTAAGCGATGGTTCCACTTTATTATACCCCCGCGTTGCACAAGGAGGAAGACTGTGCGACGGGGTTGGATGCTTCTCAGCAACGTTAACTTTTGAGTATGTGTCCCAAGTTGCGCTAACACTGTTTCTGCTGGGAGAGGGGGAGGTGGGCCCCTTTGCATAAGTAGTCGCGTCTGCGTTGTTCGGTTGAGCGGCGACACTAGGGGGGGTTTCCCCTGTAGGGTAATCCACATCGCTGTTGCCGTGGGCATCACAGTTGGTACGGTTGGCGGAGCTGCTAACGTCACCATGATTGGTTCCTTTAGCGAAGATAAGCGGGGAAgagctccccccccccgaaTGACCACCTCCAAGTACGTTGTCCCTTTTCTTCCGAAGGATCCATTCAAGACTCTCCTTCTTGTTAATAACCTTCTTCAGTATGTCCTGTTCGGTTATATCGTCAGGGGTGTTTATTCTATGCTTTAGCGAAAGGGACAGATCGTTGATACACGACTTTAACTCATTTAGGAAGAGAATAATTGTCTCCTGTTCTTCAATCTGCTCGTTAAAATGATCACATGTTATTTCAGCCTCCCGTAGGAACTCGAACAGCTCATCGAAGGCGATCATTTTTGACAtgcacccctttttgcgGGGAGCAGCACCTAGTGGGGAAGTTAAAAAGGCGGACGCGAGAACCCACTCCGCAGGTGTTCAGCTTATTTTTGCAGAGTGATCATCTTTGCGTCCTCCCCTATTAGGGGTTACACGTGGGGGGGGTAATCCGGATGACACttacgaaaaaaggaaaaaaaagaaaaaaaaaaaaaaggaaaaaaaatctcttCTTTGCTTTTGCCTCATTAGTTTGTCCTCCTTGTAACGTTAAAAAGGATTAAGTTTTGTTTTACCTttgcggggaaaaaaaaaaaaaaaaagggacgcaGAGTGGGGCGAAGCAGAAATTGCAAGTCTCCCCAACCTGGTGCGCACACCACACCGGTGGATGCATACCACAGGGGGGATGCAGCGAGAATGcagcgggaaaaaaagaaaaaaaaaaggaaaaaaaagaaaaaaagtgacccGAATTGATTGCATCTCGCTTCATTCTAGTCCGTTCCACTTCGTCGCACTTCGCTACGATTTGCTACCTTTCGTTGGAGttacttccccatttgcGCGCGCGATGAAGAGGCTCCTGCTACTGCACCCCCACGTGGGTAGTGGCGGTCTCCAAGCGCAGGAACCATTTTCCCAAGTACGCAGATGGAAAAAGTACATACCCTTTTATGATGTCAAAAAGAGGTACAAGGAAAAGGCGAGGGGTGATGAGGCAAGGAGTGAAGTGGCGAGGAGTGATGAAGCGAAAGAGGTGAGGGGGgtggaaaatatgaacgcAAGCCAAGTTGGTGGAGACGATACACAGTCCAGTTTGGCTGAGCAAAGAAATGGAGAGACGACTCAACAGCTTGGGTGCGAAAATCTCGTCCCCCCAGTGTCCCCTATGAAAGGGCTAAAGCTCCTCCTAAGCTGTAGACATATGCAGAGCGGCTACCCTCACAGGGGTGATGCCTCCCCCATGGAGGAGAGTACCATCCACAAGGAGGAAAGCACCAaccagaaggaggaaaaaattaacttcaATTTAATCATCAAAATTGATATCAAAAGAGAGTCCCTGAGAGGCATGTGTAACCTTACTCACAGTGTCGacaggaacaaaaaaatactcgTTCTAGTCGATGAAGACCATCAGACCTTAAAGAAAGCTGGAGCAGATTATGTAGGGTTagaatatattaacaaaataaaaaacggaTGGCTCGATTTTCACATATGTCTCTccgattttaaaaatattaataaaattctcCCCGTTGCAAAGATATTAGGACCGAAGAAATTAATGCCTAACGTTAAGTCCAATACGTTGGTACACAACTTGGTTGATGCCATCCTGTCCATAAAGAGTGGGAACAGAATTGAGTACCGAAGTGAACAGGTAGACACAGAGACGTTTGATTTGTTTAATCACATCTACCAGTTTAGGAATGTCCATTTGGGTTCTATAGCTAGCTTGAATGTAAATATTGCATCTACCGAGATGAACCCGTACGACACGCTCGAAAATATGAAATGCTTCGTCACCGAAATTTTGAAGTGTAATATTCACTCGAGTCACATGGAGAAGGATGCGAAGGCTAACTTCACGTGGCCACCTGTCACTtgcaagaggaagaagaaaaagctgATGCACGTGCAGGGAGGCAATCCCCTCCTGGTCGGTGGGGAGCATCAGCACTCCGAGTCCTTCCTCCTTGGGGCCTACGTCACTGTGCCTGGCGttccaaaaatatttctacacCCGCACCTGCTGCTCCCCCACTCGGAGGGCTACTCCGTCTAGCGAGTAGGGGAGCGGCGCTTTGGCAGATAAGCGGTTATGGCGCTGGGACACACGCGCACCGCGACGGGGGAGTGTTAAGCGTCAACtgctgccccttttttttcctcctattttttctcttattttttttactaaatgTAACGGCCACGCGCAAATGAGTTACCCCCGTGTAGGACTCCCACactgggggggaaaaaaaaaagaaaaaaaagacagaGAGGGAGAGAGGGAGAGAGGCAGAGGGGCAGAGAGGCAGCCAGATAGACAGCCAGATAGACAGCCACATAGACAGACAACCAGCCAGCCAGATGGGGCGGCGTAAAAGGGGGCGCACTGATGGGACCCGTTGATGGCGCAAAcgtgtgggggggaaaagaaaaagaaagaaaaaaaactcatgcTGTACCACTTCGCGGCAGCAAACTTCACAATGTTCACATCCGCGTGGATGTCGCTATGTATACCATTTGTTATCCAAATGGAGGTGCTTTGTAGAGCTACCCGCTGgggatgacaaaaaaaaaaaaaaaaaaaaaggaagcgttgcttcgaaagggggggaggacgCCCTTTTCCAGGGCTTCCTTCTATTGACAAACAGAGCGGGCAAGCGGCCGTGGGGTAGGGGCAGTGGGCCACCCCTCAGTCGAAGTTCTGCAGGGAGAGCTTCTCCTTAAAGCGCTCGTACTTGAGGACGTCCTCGGGCCGAATGGAGATGCGGGCGTTTTTGAAGGCCAAGTCGAAGTGCTTCTTAGCAAGGGTGGGCACCGGGTCGTACTGGTCGTCCGCACCCCGCGTTCCGGCACCCCCCTTCTCCGCCTTCCGCTGGTTAATCAAGTGAATCGTTTCTTTAATCGCTTCATTCACAGCACTCTGACACAGGTTCGTAATGTCCGCCCCGGAAAAGCCCTCCGTCCGTTTGGCCATATCGTAAAGGTCCACATCCTTGCTAAGGGGCgtgttcttcaaaatggccTTAAATATACTGAACCTGCTTTTATAATCGGGGagagatatatatatgagcTTGTCTAACCGTCCTGGTCTGGTCAACGCTTTGTCGAGAATATCTGGTCGGTTCGTAGCagcaattataaaaatagtttttttttcatttatgccATCTATTTCTGTGAGGATCTGATTAATCACTCGGTCGCTAGCgtcattattattactactgTTTCGTTCCTTTGCTAACGAATCAATTTCGtcgaagaaaataatacaGGGAGAAGCTGCTCTCGCTTTATCAAAGAGGTCCCTCACATTAGCCTCCGACTCACCAAACCACATGGTTAGCAATTCTGGTCCTTTCACAGAAATGAAGTTAGCGTTGCATTCATTTGCGATTGCTTTGGCTAGTAGTGTCTTTCCACATCCAGGGGGACCATAAAGCAATATACCTTTATTGTAATTGGAGTTAAATTTTGCATATAGGTGTTTATATTCGAGAGGGTAGAGGATGGTTTCCTTGAGTTGTTCCTTCACTTCATGCATCCCTCCGATGTCGTCCCACGTCACGGTTGGGATTTGGACTTGCCTCTCTCTGAGCGAACTAGGGTTACATATGTTCAATGCGTGCTGGAAATGCTTCGCCTTGATTGTTAATTTGCTGAGGATGTAGGGTGGGATTTTCTTCGCCCTGCTGTCCAGTCGTTCTGCGTTTTTCGTATCAGCCCGTTCGCCGCTTTTGGAGAGGGGAGTCGACGCTTCCGAATTGGCCGACTTGGACGACGCTGCCGACTTGGCCGACTTGGCCGACTTGGCCGCCAACTTGggttcccccctttggaagaagaaaaacccgcttctccccttgaCCCCCTCCCCACCAGGAGAGACACTGCTTTCCCCCGAAACGGTGCCCTCCCCATCGGTGCCCCTCCTCTCATCTACGCTTATCTTCATAAATTCAATAAAGTCTTCCTCGTCGAGGTCCAAAAAGTGTACGTGCTCTTTGATACACTGAATGGCTGCCTCAAAGCAGAGCTGCGCAAGGTCTGCACCGACATATCCGTGGCACTCCTTGGCTATCTTTCTTAAATTAACATCCGCATCGAgcttcattttcttcgttttggtAAGCAAAATTTCGTACCTACCTTGTTCGTCTGGAACGGGTATTTCGATTTCTCTGTCAAATCGACCAAAGCGTCTAAGAGCAGGGTCGATAGAATTGGGTCTGTTTGTGGCAGCTAGAACTAACAcgttattgtttttttttaagccatCCATGAGAGTTAGAAGTTGTGAGACGACTCTCTTTTCCAACTCGTTCGTgcttttgctccttttatTTGCAATAGAGTCAATTTCatcgataaaaataatgcacGGCGTTTTTTCACtagcctttttaaaaatttttcgtAACTTTTGCTCAGATTCTCCTATATGCTTTGACATAATTTCTGGACcgttaataatataacaGTATGCATTACTCTCATTAGCAATAGCTTTCGCGATAGACGTTTTTCCTGTGCCTGGGATTCCATGCATGAGGACTCCCTTGGGAGCAGATATCCCTATgctaataaatatttctggATATTTTAGTGGTAACTCGATTAGTTCCCTAATTTTGTTCAGctgttttttcattcctccTAGGTCTTCATACGTGATGTCATCCGTGTGCTCTTCGTAGTCCTCTCTATTCAGGTATTCTTCATCCAGCGTTATGATGGCATTGTCACCTACGTAACCGTACTGTTGCGAGGTGGGTATGTCTACTCCTCCAGTTGACCTTTCCTCATCCTGTCGgtgtccttcttcttcatccccCCTCTCCTTCAGCAGCTTCACTACCCTAAACTcgattttcttccccttatGGGGGATATACATAGTTGTATTATCACACAACGGCTTTAAGCTCCCTTTCAGGTAAGGCTTTAGTACCTCCTCCTCCAACTCTCTTTTAGTTAACCCTCCGACAGTGTCACTAAAGGGACTAAGCACAACTGTTCGTAAAGGACTTACCTTCATTAGTGGAtaaattttgataatatcGTTATGCATAAGTCTGAGATTCTTTTTCATCGCAAAGGAGATCACCACGAAatgcttttttaattttttgtctaGCTTGGTAACTGCtagcatttctttttttttctttcctttcaaCAAAACGGTGAACCCTTCACTCAGATTCagttcctccattttttctttactcaTGTATATTTCGCAATTATCTAAATTTTCGTCAATATTTTCTACGAGACAGTAGGAGGGGAACTTCCCCGTCTCCAGTGCCTTCAGCAGGAAATTCGTTTCCTTGTCATGGTCTGTTCCTCTGCTGGGTCGGTGCGTCTCTCTAGGGGGGCGCTCCTCTGGGGAGGCTCCTTCTGAGGGGGCTCCTTCTGAGGGGGCTTCTTCTGAGGGGGCTTCTTCTGAGGGGTCTCCTTCTGAGGAACGCTCCTTGGGCTGGTTCCCCCTCGACTGGTTTGCCCACCATGGTTGCTTGTCTGGGTCTGGCGggtctcctcctccttctcctcctcctcccccatgCCCACTGCCGTTGGAGGTCCCTTCCTTCCTACGCGCctcgtccttcttctccccgaACGGccaaaatttgttaatgACTCCTCTAATCAGGTTGTTCTGCAGGATATTCATTTGTTCCTCCGAGGGGGGGTTTCTCTGATTCGTTTCCCCCGTGGGTGCATTACTACACCGTCTTGCATTGCCACCTCGACTGTCGTCACTGTTCTCACTGTTGTCACTTCTCTCACTGCTCCCACTGCTCCCACTTCTCTCACCTTTTGCATCAACGGTGATGCCTAACGAGGactgctgcttctcccccttgagGATTTTACACCCCCCTTGCTGCTCACCCTTCTGGCTAGCGTCTACATTCACCACGTGGCTCTTCCATTCCTTGTTTCCCTTCCCATGAGGAGACTGATCTTTGAAAATATCCGTGCtgattgaagaaaaattattctttttccttcctagGGGGATAAAAATCGAGttgccaaaattttttctcttaagaAAAGGGGACCTACTTTGGTGGTTTCCACTCCCGAGGGTGAAACGGACGTCTTTTTTTAACCCAATTTGATGTGAAAGTTGGAGGATAAAGGGCAGGATGAGGGTAATGACGCGGCAGAGGGACAGGAGCGCTTTTCGGGGGGGGTAAGCAGGtcgcattttttctcctttcatTCTtccattcacatttttggtCGCCGGTATGTTGGGGGTGGTGGCGAATGGGGGCGGTCTTCGCCTCGAGTCGATTATGCGGCTGGGTCGGCTTGGTCTACGTGGAGCGCGTTCCAACGTGGTACTCTCTCCAACGTGGTACTCTCTCCAACGTGGCACTCTCTCCAACGTGGCGCTCTCCCCAGCGTGGCGCTCTCTCCAACGTGGCGCTCTCTCCAGCGTGGACCTCTCTCCAACGTGGACCTCTCTCCAACGTGGACCTCTCTCCAACGTGGACCTCTCTCCAACTTCACCACAAGGTACGCTCCTCCTGACGACCCCCGCACAATCGCACACGTGACGAACTGCccgggggagaaaaaaccTTCTCGCTGTGCAGTTGGCTGCGTGTTTCACGTGGTCTATGCGGATGCCTGCGTGGGGGGGGAGCTTAACTGCAGCGCATCCTCCGCATGTGCCCTGGCCTATAAGCGGTGTTCGTGAGGTGGGAAGTACGCGGAGGGTGGCCGTTGCGCAGTGGTTATTCGCCGTCACGCTGTGGTTATTCGCCGCCACACAGTCGCTATCCGCCGTCAAGCAGTTGTTATCCGCCGTCACATCGCCGCTGCTCTGCTCGATCGCGTGGCGCTTTAAGAGATGGTTGTGTAAAAACGACTACACAGCTTGATCAGCATTCTTGCGACATCCCTGTTTGACTCGGAATGCATGGCGACAGCCCGTTAACCCATAGGCGCGCgtgcataaaaaaggtagcTACACGTGTATCTCTACACGCACGCCAGAGCAAGGCAAAGAAAATCTGAGCGAGATGGGCAGGATGAGGAAGCTGAACAGGCAAGGTAACTTCGTTCCAACATGTAagcaagttttttttttttttttttttcttttcttttttttcttttttttttctctttcccctGTTGACGCGGCGACGGAGGGACAGCTATTCTCTTATGTTTCGTCAAAGAGGGGCACTACACTTCATGGGCATGCAGAGGTTTCACTCGCGCAAGGGTGTACTTGCCAAGTTGTGCTGTGGCGT is part of the Plasmodium cynomolgi strain B DNA, chromosome 1, whole genome shotgun sequence genome and encodes:
- a CDS encoding 50S ribosomal protein L1 (putative), whose translation is MKRLLLLHPHVGSGGLQAQEPFSQVRRWKKYIPFYDVKKRYKEKARGDEARSEVARSDEAKEVRGVENMNASQVGGDDTQSSLAEQRNGETTQQLGCENLVPPVSPMKGLKLLLSCRHMQSGYPHRGDASPMEESTIHKEESTNQKEEKINFNLIIKIDIKRESLRGMCNLTHSVDRNKKILVLVDEDHQTLKKAGADYVGLEYINKIKNGWLDFHICLSDFKNINKILPVAKILGPKKLMPNVKSNTLVHNLVDAILSIKSGNRIEYRSEQVDTETFDLFNHIYQFRNVHLGSIASLNVNIASTEMNPYDTLENMKCFVTEILKCNIHSSHMEKDAKANFTWPPVTCKRKKKKLMHVQGGNPLLVGGEHQHSESFLLGAYVTVPGVPKIFLHPHLLLPHSEGYSV
- a CDS encoding cell division cycle ATPase (putative), coding for MNLPVLWLPPSAQITMGDFLCLALAKKNNFSSISTDIFKDQSPHGKGNKEWKSHVVNVDASQKGEQQGGCKILKGEKQQSSLGITVDAKGERSGSSGSSERSDNSENSDDSRGGNARRCSNAPTGETNQRNPPSEEQMNILQNNLIRGVINKFWPFGEKKDEARRKEGTSNGSGHGGGGGEGGGDPPDPDKQPWWANQSRGNQPKERSSEGDPSEEAPSEEAPSEGAPSEGASPEERPPRETHRPSRGTDHDKETNFLLKALETGKFPSYCLVENIDENLDNCEIYMSKEKMEELNLSEGFTVLLKGKKKKEMLAVTKLDKKLKKHFVVISFAMKKNLRLMHNDIIKIYPLMKVSPLRTVVLSPFSDTVGGLTKRELEEEVLKPYLKGSLKPLCDNTTMYIPHKGKKIEFRVVKLLKERGDEEEGHRQDEERSTGGVDIPTSQQYGYVGDNAIITLDEEYLNREDYEEHTDDITYEDLGGMKKQLNKIRELIELPLKYPEIFISIGISAPKGVLMHGIPGTGKTSIAKAIANESNAYCYIINGPEIMSKHIGESEQKLRKIFKKASEKTPCIIFIDEIDSIANKRSKSTNELEKRVVSQLLTLMDGLKKNNNVLVLAATNRPNSIDPALRRFGRFDREIEIPVPDEQGRYEILLTKTKKMKLDADVNLRKIAKECHGYVGADLAQLCFEAAIQCIKEHVHFLDLDEEDFIEFMKISVDERRGTDGEGTVSGESSVSPGGEGVKGRSGFFFFQRGEPKLAAKSAKSAKSAASSKSANSEASTPLSKSGERADTKNAERLDSRAKKIPPYILSKLTIKAKHFQHALNICNPSSLRERQVQIPTVTWDDIGGMHEVKEQLKETILYPLEYKHLYAKFNSNYNKGILLYGPPGCGKTLLAKAIANECNANFISVKGPELLTMWFGESEANVRDLFDKARAASPCIIFFDEIDSLAKERNSSNNNDASDRVINQILTEIDGINEKKTIFIIAATNRPDILDKALTRPGRLDKLIYISLPDYKSRFSIFKAILKNTPLSKDVDLYDMAKRTEGFSGADITNLCQSAVNEAIKETIHLINQRKAEKGGAGTRGADDQYDPVPTLAKKHFDLAFKNARISIRPEDVLKYERFKEKLSLQNFD
- a CDS encoding hypothetical protein (putative), encoding MIAFDELFEFLREAEITCDHFNEQIEEQETIILFLNELKSCINDLSLSLKHRINTPDDITEQDILKKVINKKESLEWILRKKRDNVLGGTNHGDVSSSANRTNCDAHGNSDVDYPTGETPPSVAAQPNNADATTYAKGPTSPSPSRNSVSATWDTYSKVNVAEKHPTPSHSLPPCATRGYNKVEPSLNGEKVPAEHESLSREDPPAAANAAESVADQSERKSCDVVETLSDEVLKEWSEQIDEYDNLLYEYSFAFKKKDLHKKIQSRKNMNKSGENIDEELCLLAQEMKENVLTYRDIIVEDNRMLEQSANKQMSNLDNITDVYKKTKKMGQSKNISFFVSLLIIAVSALLFVLTFFVILTL